The Leptospiraceae bacterium genome includes the window ATGCCTCTACATCTCGTAAAAATCCAAATGTTCTAGCCGGTAGGATTTCGTTTGATAATACTTTCTCATCTAAATCAATTGTAAGGCTTTGTCCTCTGAGGAGAGGATGATTAAAGTGAATATTGTAAGTAACTTTTAAAGTATCTGAAGGAAGAATTACTATATATTTATCTCCATCTACAACCCATACTGGATTAGTTATTACAATTGGTTCTATAGTATCTTCAAATTCAGTGACACCGATAGAGTCGATAGCTTCCAAAAAAGGTCTAGACGATCCATCCATAATTGGAATTTCACTAGAGTCGATTTCCATAATTAAGTCAGTTATTCCTCTCGTAAATAACGCAGCCATTAAGTGTTCCACTGTCTGTACGATTCGAAATCCGTCTCCTAGCGTTACAGCGTTACTTGTATCCACGACATGATTCAAACTAACCGGTATAATCGATTTTTTGTTTTTAATATTACAAATAAAAATAAGTCCAGTGTGGGATTCGGCAGGAATTAGCCGTAGACTAACCTTGTTTCCAGAATGTAATCCAATCCCGCTTATTGTTGTTTGGCTTTTTAATGTTTTTCTAAAAATTTTGCCTTCCATTTTCTCTTGTTCCTTATTAACCATTTGTTATGCAATCCCTGTACCAGCAAAAGATCGCAAAATTAGTCGTTTTTAGGTGAATTTTGGGGGCAAAAGTGGAAAAAAATTATTTGTTTGTAGCAATTTAACAACAGTGTATCATCTAAACAACAGGCCGATGTTAAGCAAGATAATCCAATAAATCTTTTATTATTGTAAGTTTCATAGCGTATGTATCGATTTCTCCTAACTCTGCATGCCCATATTCACAAAAAGCAAAAGGGCTTTCTGCATCCAAAGCGGCATCTAAGTCAGACTTTCGATCACCAACCATAAGTATATTTTCCCCTGAACAATGGAATTGATTTATATAGGATTTTAGAATATCTCCTTTCGATTCAATTCCCTTATTGTTTATTACTACGAGCTTCTGGAAAAATGACTCCAATCCATATGTTTGTAAAATAGAAAGGATATAGGGAGATCTTCCATTCGATGCAACACACAGTGTATAATTTCGATTGTGCAACTCTTGGATTGTTTCAACAACTCCGTCGTAGAGTTTTCCTTTTTTTGATTCAATTTTTTTACAAAGAAATCCAAGAACATTATCAGAAATAGAATCCCGTTCTAGCTCTTCCAATTCAGGAAGTAAATTCTTGAAAATTTGTTTAACGGGAAGTCCTACTTGTTCTATAATTTTTTCTTTTGTGGGAATGATAACTTTTTTTCCGGATGCATCTATGAAATTTTGAATAGATTCTATATAGGTTTCATGAATAATATCTTCCGATGAAAATAATGTCCCATCTACATCAAATGCAATAACTCTAATTTTTGATTTAGAAAATGTTTGCAATGGAATAATTCCTAACTTACTTGGAAAGAAAATGTGTTAGTTCTACTGCAATTTTATTAATTGCAAATTCCATATAACCAGCATCTTCTATTTTCCTTTTATACAAATCGTATTTGTTTTGTAGATTTCTTGAAATACCTCGCTTACGAAGTATGATAGGATCCGGTCCGAAATCGGAAGGATCCAATAGAGTTCCTGTAGAATGTATCATTTTATTCATAGTTACTTCCCTGTAACAAATTTAGTTTTCATCCATGAAAACTTTACTCAAAATAAATCTCTATGAAATTGAATTTTGTCCTCTTTTACATCAAGTAAACCAAAAGAAACAAAAAAATTCTTACTATACTGCGGATTCAAAAAGAAAAAATACTCAGCTAACTTTCTCATAATACCAATTTTTTTCTTCGTAAATACTTCAAGGGGAGTGATTAAATTATTCTCCCAGTATTTTACTTCAATAAAAAATATAAAATCTTGTTTCTTTGATATTATGTCTATTTCACCAAGACGGTTTCTAAAATTTCTAGAGAGTATTTCATGACCTTCTAACTCTAAAAACTTACAAGCTAAATCTTCTCCCACTTTTCCACGTAGTGTTTTATTCATAGCAATCTTAAATCTTTTAGACTTTAGATTCTAATCTAATGTATCGGTTCAATGAGTTTTTTTTTCTAATGATTATTTTTTGAAAAAATTTTTTAAGAAATAAACCCGCGCACCGGTGAATGTTTTTTTATCTCTTCAAAAATCTGTTTAATCTCACTTTCATTCAGAGCAATAAATTTAAAGATATAAGATTCAGAAAAAGAATCGGAACGTAAAATTTTTCCTCTTAGTATAAGTGGTAAAGCTCCAGGCGAAAGAGAAAGAGTCATTTCCCAAATATCAATTCTACGCAGAAGTGCTGAATTAAAGAATGGATCTCTTACATTTATTAAAGCAGCTCGATCAGAAAGTTTAACAAGTGAGCCTCTAATATTGGATGTTGATTGCACTTCCGTTTGCAAATTTAATCCATCAGGATCAGTTTCTTCTTCTGTTGAGATAGATTCTTCCTTACTATGTACGGATAATATAGAATCCATATTTAGACCCCAGGGTGCAAGTTCAATGTCTCTAGTTAAGTCAGCAACTATATGTTCCTCACCTTTTAATTGAATATCTCCTTCTTGAGAAAAGAGTATGCCACTATTATTCATTTTCTTTATCACACCCGGAATTAAACAACCGCCTGGAGTTTCTCGATAAAAATAAATATTAATTTTTGTACCTTCATTTTCCTTTAGTAAAGCGGCATCAGAGATGGATAGTAAAACATCCGTTTCATTTTTGCTCATAACCTTTGCTAAAAAATAGAGGCCATCAATTTCAATTGCACATGCCTCTCCTACTTGCACATCTAAAATAGATTTAATTTCTGAATTATTGTCTGCAGACGGAAATAATTTATCAAGAATCCGAACATAGGATTCCACTGATTCAGAATGATATTTCTTTAGATAAGAATAAAGATGTGTTTGAAAAGCTTTTTTATCATTTAATAAATTTGCCTTCTGGCTTACCGACATATCGAGTGTGTTAAAAAAATGTTCTACAACGGAAATTTCTTTCGATGTTAACTTTTTATTATAAGAATAACTTAATATATGCGTCCAACTGGAATTTGTTTTTTTCTCTCGTAAAAAGAGAAGTCGCGCTAATTGAATCACTATTACAAATAACAATACGAATATTAGAACTTGGAATACTGTAGACGCGTTTGTCTCAGGCCAAACATACCATACTTCTGAATCAGCAAGAAAAAAGAATATCATAATTATTCATCGGAAGGAATTGCTTTAGTTATATAAATTTTATCCTCTTCGGACAAATTGATAAAAGAATTGTCTTTCAACTTGAGTCCATTAGAATTTCTCACTATCATTAGGGATGGTCGAAGTGGTTTATTTGGATTGGCATCAATTACAACTGCTTTGGAAGAATCCGAGAGCTCTACCCAAGATCCGATTGGATACATTGCTACTTTATTTAAAAATAAACGAATAAAGCTTAAATCGTATTTATTTGTATTTAAACTAATCATATTTTTCATTGCTTCATAAGGTAATAACGATTTTCTCCACGGACGATCTAAAATATGGGCAGCAAAATTATCAGCAATTGTAAATACACGCGCAAACTCATCTATATCTTTTTTTTGCATACGCTGTGGATAGCCAGTCCCATCAAAATTCTCATGGTGCTGTAATGCAACTAACCCAAGTGTATTTTTTAATTTCAAAACTTTTGTCAGTATTTGATATCCAAAGAGTGGATGTTTTTTAATTACTTTAAATTCTTCATCGTTTAGAGTAGAGTTTTTTTCAGATATAACAGAAGGAATTTTTGCCATACCAATATCAGCTAATAGTCCTGATATAGCAAGTTCAATCATTTTAGGTCTAGAATATTCCAATAGAGAACCAATTAACAATGCAAATAATGTAGCATATACTACTTGGTTATATAAATAATAGCCATTTGTTTGATGGCTAACTAAACAGTAACAAAGATGATTGTTAGATTTAACATGATCGACTAATTTATCTGCGATGTCTCTTA containing:
- a CDS encoding UDP-3-O-acyl-N-acetylglucosamine deacetylase; this translates as MEGKIFRKTLKSQTTISGIGLHSGNKVSLRLIPAESHTGLIFICNIKNKKSIIPVSLNHVVDTSNAVTLGDGFRIVQTVEHLMAALFTRGITDLIMEIDSSEIPIMDGSSRPFLEAIDSIGVTEFEDTIEPIVITNPVWVVDGDKYIVILPSDTLKVTYNIHFNHPLLRGQSLTIDLDEKVLSNEILPARTFGFLRDVEALQARGLAMGGSLDNAIVLSDEGYLNESLRFENECIRHKVLDLIGDLSIVGRPIIGHILASKAGHALDVSMGKLIMSKITGDEISKFKSKRMHDFKIPKIQNIAKKA
- a CDS encoding HAD family hydrolase — protein: MQTFSKSKIRVIAFDVDGTLFSSEDIIHETYIESIQNFIDASGKKVIIPTKEKIIEQVGLPVKQIFKNLLPELEELERDSISDNVLGFLCKKIESKKGKLYDGVVETIQELHNRNYTLCVASNGRSPYILSILQTYGLESFFQKLVVINNKGIESKGDILKSYINQFHCSGENILMVGDRKSDLDAALDAESPFAFCEYGHAELGEIDTYAMKLTIIKDLLDYLA
- a CDS encoding YraN family protein, with product MNKTLRGKVGEDLACKFLELEGHEILSRNFRNRLGEIDIISKKQDFIFFIEVKYWENNLITPLEVFTKKKIGIMRKLAEYFFFLNPQYSKNFFVSFGLLDVKEDKIQFHRDLF
- a CDS encoding HD domain-containing protein is translated as MKVINTSDLKVGSRYTKPLYLDKESIFINANTPISEADIVRLNKFGFKEVLTSGELVEEAVSNSLVLDTNVFPSSDHDFKILQLKNTYIQIQKNIPGFEAVFKESFVVMQALFRKISEDKAFDINPVRDIADKLVDHVKSNNHLCYCLVSHQTNGYYLYNQVVYATLFALLIGSLLEYSRPKMIELAISGLLADIGMAKIPSVISEKNSTLNDEEFKVIKKHPLFGYQILTKVLKLKNTLGLVALQHHENFDGTGYPQRMQKKDIDEFARVFTIADNFAAHILDRPWRKSLLPYEAMKNMISLNTNKYDLSFIRLFLNKVAMYPIGSWVELSDSSKAVVIDANPNKPLRPSLMIVRNSNGLKLKDNSFINLSEEDKIYITKAIPSDE